Proteins from a single region of Polynucleobacter sp. KF022:
- a CDS encoding FKBP-type peptidyl-prolyl cis-trans isomerase, giving the protein MSELKKIDTVVGEGKEAAAGNHVDVHYTGWLFDEKAPDHKGQKFDSSLDRGQLFSFPLGAGHVIKGWDEGVAGMKIGGKRTLIIPSEMGYGPRGAGGVIPPNTTLVFDVELHGVN; this is encoded by the coding sequence ATGAGTGAACTCAAAAAAATCGATACCGTTGTAGGTGAAGGCAAAGAAGCCGCAGCAGGCAATCATGTAGATGTGCATTACACCGGCTGGTTGTTTGACGAGAAAGCCCCTGACCACAAAGGTCAAAAGTTTGATAGCTCATTAGATCGCGGTCAACTCTTTAGCTTTCCATTAGGCGCAGGCCATGTTATTAAGGGCTGGGATGAAGGCGTAGCGGGCATGAAAATTGGTGGCAAACGCACATTGATTATTCCTTCTGAAATGGGCTATGGTCCCCGTGGTGCAGGCGGTGTTATTCCCCCAAATACGACTCTTGTATTTGATGTGGAATTACACGGCGTTAACTAA
- a CDS encoding DUF2889 domain-containing protein, with the protein MLSNPKPRSLLHTREITFQGYAREDGLWDIEGHLKDFKTSPFKTSAKVWGPGEAFHDMWVRVTLDKEFVIQDIEAVMDGHPHAECTAVIPPMDSLIGAKIGKGWRKTIDTHLGGIKGCTHLRELLTSLATAAYQSIPGAFFDPTGEKPPLYLGTCKSWDFNGPVVMRVFPKFYRWKP; encoded by the coding sequence ATGCTCTCTAACCCCAAACCAAGATCCTTGCTGCATACCCGTGAAATCACTTTCCAGGGTTACGCACGGGAAGATGGCTTATGGGATATTGAGGGGCATTTAAAAGATTTCAAAACCAGCCCCTTTAAAACAAGTGCAAAAGTCTGGGGGCCTGGTGAGGCTTTTCATGACATGTGGGTGCGCGTGACACTTGATAAAGAATTTGTAATTCAAGATATTGAAGCAGTGATGGATGGTCACCCACATGCAGAATGTACTGCTGTGATTCCGCCAATGGATTCACTCATTGGAGCAAAGATAGGCAAAGGTTGGCGCAAGACAATTGATACTCATCTTGGCGGAATCAAGGGTTGTACACATTTACGCGAGCTCCTCACGAGCCTTGCTACAGCAGCCTATCAATCTATTCCAGGAGCATTTTTCGATCCCACCGGAGAAAAGCCGCCACTGTATTTGGGTACCTGTAAATCCTGGGACTTCAATGGGCCAGTGGTGATGCGTGTCTTCCCTAAATTTTATCGCTGGAAGCCGTAG
- a CDS encoding transglycosylase SLT domain-containing protein — translation MSKCLPNNLSDMQNAQPTLSAAKELLSHAMAPVYRVINGLLVVTVFMVVGLWLSGNGTNAGPFDLARILVPDEARHMVWSNGFEMLNQYKDSNDIATQTTDAGIAAVIYNKSKLPATTGLASAKQQTVALLMPSVAQMQVKSISHLSDRIPTSKIDPQALDSNLMGSLQNQRAVADFFEKKYKLDRAKIEEYVSNTILIAKEVNIDPVLLLAVISVESNFNPNTKSHAGAEGLMQVMTSVHKDKYAIFGGTSEAVKPEVNIRVGAYILKYLIATAGSLRNGLKYYVGAANAEDDGGYADKVIAERNRLISLCQNRSTNRLTLNGKDLRS, via the coding sequence ATGAGTAAATGTTTACCTAACAATTTGAGCGATATGCAGAATGCGCAGCCTACCTTGTCGGCCGCTAAAGAGCTGCTCTCGCACGCCATGGCTCCAGTCTATCGAGTCATTAATGGCTTACTCGTTGTTACTGTATTTATGGTGGTTGGTCTCTGGCTCTCGGGCAACGGTACCAATGCCGGCCCTTTTGATCTTGCTCGCATTCTGGTTCCGGATGAGGCGCGTCATATGGTTTGGAGTAATGGCTTTGAGATGCTCAACCAGTACAAAGACTCCAACGATATTGCTACCCAGACTACTGATGCCGGTATCGCCGCAGTAATTTATAACAAGTCAAAGTTACCAGCTACTACAGGTTTGGCAAGTGCTAAGCAGCAAACAGTCGCTTTGCTAATGCCCTCTGTTGCGCAAATGCAGGTCAAGTCGATTTCTCATTTATCAGATCGCATTCCAACTTCCAAGATTGATCCACAGGCATTAGATAGCAACCTTATGGGCTCGCTTCAGAACCAAAGAGCCGTAGCAGATTTCTTTGAAAAGAAATACAAATTGGATCGCGCCAAAATTGAAGAGTATGTTTCTAATACCATCTTGATTGCCAAAGAAGTCAACATTGATCCAGTTCTATTATTGGCTGTGATCTCGGTGGAATCGAATTTCAATCCCAATACTAAGAGTCATGCAGGTGCTGAAGGTTTGATGCAGGTAATGACTTCAGTGCATAAAGATAAATACGCAATCTTTGGCGGCACGTCTGAAGCTGTTAAGCCAGAAGTCAATATTCGCGTTGGCGCCTATATTCTGAAATACCTGATTGCTACAGCAGGTTCATTGCGTAATGGCCTGAAATACTATGTAGGCGCTGCCAATGCTGAGGATGATGGCGGCTATGCTGACAAGGTAATCGCTGAAAGAAATCGTCTTATTAGTTTGTGCCAAAACCGCTCTACGAATCGCCTTACCTTGAATGGCAAAGACTTGCGTTCTTAA
- the msrP gene encoding protein-methionine-sulfoxide reductase catalytic subunit MsrP, with product MRFIDKTIHASDITPQAVFENRRNIIKTAAAGGFGLALAPWFSRQALAATPEKLAATLNPAFADKDGLTSYKYVTGYNNFYEFGTDKEDPAANAGSLQTRPWTISIEGLVKKPMTLDIDALLKLAPIEERIYRMRCVEGWSMVIPWDGYSLSKLINKVEPLGSAKYVEFVSLADRKQMPGIKSNIIDWPYREGLRMDEAMNPLTLLTLGLYGEVLPKQNGAPVRIVVPWKYGFKSAKSIVKIRFTEEMPKTSWSQFDAREYGFYSNVNPQVDHPRWSQATERRIGDPKGMFAPKIKTQMFNGYGEQVASMYTGMDLKKYY from the coding sequence ATGCGCTTTATCGATAAGACCATTCATGCGAGTGACATTACTCCACAAGCCGTTTTTGAAAATCGTAGAAACATCATTAAGACTGCAGCCGCTGGTGGCTTTGGATTAGCCCTAGCCCCTTGGTTTTCTCGGCAGGCTCTGGCGGCGACCCCAGAAAAACTGGCAGCTACATTGAATCCAGCTTTTGCGGATAAGGATGGGTTGACCTCATATAAATACGTGACTGGCTATAACAACTTTTATGAATTTGGCACGGATAAAGAAGATCCAGCAGCCAATGCAGGAAGTTTACAAACTCGACCTTGGACAATTTCTATTGAGGGTTTAGTTAAAAAACCCATGACCTTGGATATTGATGCGCTGCTCAAATTGGCGCCAATCGAAGAACGTATTTATCGGATGCGTTGTGTCGAAGGTTGGTCGATGGTCATTCCTTGGGATGGCTACTCACTCTCTAAGCTTATTAATAAAGTAGAGCCACTGGGATCGGCCAAGTATGTGGAGTTTGTTTCATTGGCTGATCGCAAGCAAATGCCTGGGATTAAAAGCAATATTATTGATTGGCCCTATCGCGAAGGTTTGCGTATGGATGAGGCTATGAATCCCTTAACGCTACTAACCTTAGGCTTGTATGGCGAAGTCTTGCCCAAGCAGAATGGTGCTCCAGTACGCATTGTGGTGCCTTGGAAGTATGGCTTCAAAAGCGCGAAGTCCATTGTCAAAATTCGTTTTACCGAAGAGATGCCCAAGACTAGCTGGAGTCAGTTTGATGCCAGAGAATATGGCTTTTACTCTAACGTTAACCCCCAAGTAGATCATCCGCGCTGGAGTCAGGCGACTGAGCGGCGTATTGGTGATCCAAAAGGAATGTTCGCGCCGAAGATTAAAACTCAAATGTTTAATGGCTATGGCGAGCAGGTCGCCAGCATGTATACAGGCATGGATCTGAAGAAGTACTATTAG
- a CDS encoding DUF6352 family protein, with translation MTNYWANSAYKTLAISPDRQLLVTDDFLRTYMARPELALVPESCPAERSLHQRLTENPRAEVVETEITSMADEDIQENYRVWLRYRARLLSASSLEAFYMSLFKGEGVDVPPLFISLLAQIFIRHILGDDAHPLEVRMGELFFRTQKITIIEDGIVMGADEEVVARNAQAGDTGNIMDLLKGKSMTMRSADLDVLHEDNAEEYWSRNEDFDLAVQLNFGHEPINRFCRVLEKWVKHFLGVSVRITPMQQISDPKWSWHVGLDAAATEILNKLYNKELVEADELQKVICLFRLDFIDEAAVAKAQAGKPVYMAIAMNDQQQLKLKPQNLLFNLPLAKVS, from the coding sequence ATGACAAATTATTGGGCAAATTCCGCATATAAGACTCTGGCAATCAGCCCTGACCGCCAGTTGCTGGTTACAGACGACTTTCTGCGCACCTACATGGCAAGGCCTGAGCTCGCACTAGTGCCTGAATCGTGCCCTGCTGAGCGATCGCTTCACCAGCGTTTAACAGAAAACCCTCGTGCTGAAGTGGTTGAAACTGAAATCACCTCAATGGCTGATGAAGATATTCAGGAGAACTATCGTGTCTGGTTGCGCTATCGAGCGCGCCTTTTGTCAGCCAGCTCTTTAGAGGCTTTTTATATGAGCCTCTTTAAAGGCGAGGGGGTGGATGTTCCACCCTTATTTATCTCCCTGCTGGCCCAAATCTTTATCAGGCATATTTTGGGTGATGACGCGCACCCATTGGAAGTGCGCATGGGAGAGCTCTTTTTTAGAACTCAAAAAATTACCATCATTGAGGATGGCATCGTGATGGGCGCCGATGAAGAGGTGGTCGCTCGCAATGCCCAGGCAGGCGATACGGGCAACATCATGGATTTGCTAAAGGGTAAGTCCATGACCATGAGATCAGCGGATTTAGATGTGCTTCATGAGGACAATGCTGAGGAGTATTGGTCGCGCAACGAAGATTTCGATTTAGCAGTGCAATTGAATTTTGGACACGAGCCTATTAATCGTTTTTGCCGTGTTTTAGAGAAATGGGTTAAGCACTTCTTGGGTGTCAGTGTGCGCATAACACCTATGCAGCAAATTAGCGATCCCAAGTGGTCATGGCATGTTGGCTTGGATGCAGCTGCAACAGAAATTCTGAATAAGCTTTATAACAAAGAGTTAGTTGAGGCAGATGAGTTGCAAAAAGTGATTTGTTTATTTCGTCTGGATTTTATTGACGAGGCTGCTGTAGCCAAGGCTCAGGCAGGCAAACCGGTCTATATGGCTATTGCTATGAATGATCAACAGCAGCTCAAGTTAAAACCGCAAAACCTATTATTTAACTTACCGCTGGCAAAAGTTTCTTAA
- a CDS encoding DNA/RNA non-specific endonuclease → MKFFRNLVALAALSASLHSFAAFEDCRNLFPHQQIPTSTQVGRDLCFDSFAIYYSPQDKKPIYTVEKLNKEQFSTPHPRRSNQFYEEARLPFSERALLSDYRGSGYDRGHNAPAGDMSNERSMAQSFSLANMMPQARQNNQGIWAKNVEEPTRAYVKRATGDIYVFTGSVGNSGSIGRSRVTIPSHLYKLVYDPNKNTAWAYWVENTNEANMTSPISYKELVQKTGIDFHLPELSDTIKPDAVPVEPSKIVGQKLFTGGWYPVFFDAYSSSKLNGVIDNIKAGKVESIQVQYDRNETLARQITSQIESQTNLKVALMQSSPPESATVTYERNRVTLIIRSK, encoded by the coding sequence ATGAAATTCTTTCGCAACCTAGTAGCCCTTGCAGCGCTTTCAGCTTCACTACATTCTTTTGCAGCCTTTGAAGACTGCAGGAATCTGTTTCCCCATCAGCAAATACCAACCAGCACTCAAGTTGGGCGAGACCTCTGCTTTGACAGCTTTGCGATTTATTACTCCCCGCAGGATAAGAAACCTATCTATACAGTAGAGAAACTCAACAAAGAACAATTTTCTACCCCGCACCCGCGCAGAAGTAATCAGTTTTACGAGGAGGCCAGGCTGCCCTTCTCAGAACGAGCCTTACTCTCAGATTACCGTGGCAGCGGCTATGATCGCGGCCACAATGCACCCGCAGGCGATATGAGCAATGAGCGCTCAATGGCCCAGTCATTCTCTCTGGCAAATATGATGCCCCAGGCTAGACAAAATAATCAGGGCATCTGGGCGAAAAATGTAGAAGAACCTACACGAGCCTACGTTAAAAGAGCTACCGGTGATATTTATGTATTTACCGGCTCTGTTGGTAATAGCGGCAGTATTGGTAGAAGTCGCGTGACGATTCCGAGTCATCTATACAAATTAGTTTACGATCCAAACAAAAATACTGCTTGGGCTTATTGGGTTGAAAACACCAATGAAGCCAATATGACGTCGCCCATCTCATACAAAGAGCTGGTTCAAAAAACAGGGATTGATTTTCATTTACCTGAGCTGAGCGATACCATCAAGCCAGATGCAGTACCCGTAGAACCCTCTAAAATAGTGGGTCAGAAGCTATTCACTGGTGGTTGGTATCCCGTATTTTTTGATGCATATTCCTCAAGCAAGCTCAATGGAGTCATTGATAACATCAAGGCGGGCAAGGTGGAGAGTATTCAGGTTCAATATGACCGCAATGAAACTCTTGCCAGGCAAATCACTTCTCAAATCGAATCTCAAACCAATCTCAAGGTTGCTTTAATGCAAAGCAGCCCACCAGAGTCTGCAACGGTGACCTACGAACGTAATCGCGTCACACTCATCATTCGCTCAAAGTAA
- a CDS encoding lipocalin family protein, translated as MNKIFSTLFCICISIASFSAYSQASESPVKTIPALDVQRYLGTWYEIAKYPNWFQRKCVSNTKAVYSPRADGTLKVLNSCKTVDGEVVDAEGTARQVGSKDSPKLEVRFAPAWLSFIPLVWGDYWVIDLDPQYQVAVVSDSRREYLWILSRTPQLDKKVYEDTLQRIQAQQFDVRKLELTTQTSSPKN; from the coding sequence ATGAACAAAATTTTTTCAACGCTTTTTTGTATTTGCATTTCTATAGCCAGCTTCTCTGCTTATAGCCAGGCAAGTGAATCTCCCGTTAAGACCATTCCCGCCTTGGACGTACAGCGCTATCTGGGAACTTGGTATGAGATTGCTAAATATCCCAATTGGTTTCAAAGAAAGTGCGTCAGTAATACCAAGGCGGTTTACTCCCCTAGGGCTGATGGCACACTCAAGGTATTGAATAGTTGTAAAACTGTTGATGGTGAGGTAGTCGACGCTGAGGGTACTGCACGCCAGGTGGGATCAAAAGACTCGCCTAAGCTGGAAGTACGATTTGCTCCAGCCTGGTTATCGTTTATTCCATTAGTTTGGGGTGATTATTGGGTGATTGATTTGGACCCTCAGTATCAAGTGGCGGTAGTGAGTGATTCACGCCGCGAGTACCTGTGGATCCTCTCAAGAACACCACAATTGGATAAAAAAGTTTATGAAGATACGCTGCAGCGCATACAAGCTCAGCAGTTCGATGTTCGTAAGCTAGAGTTAACGACGCAAACTTCCTCCCCAAAGAATTAA
- a CDS encoding BLUF domain-containing protein: protein MPKPKDLVELSYLSEAVSDMSFLGLMRLLESARAFNQKHGVTGILLYDNQQFGQVIEGERANVMKVWKRIQEDKRHHRIELLEIREISERSFPDWLLRFYGGETLTRDYPALAEMVGGMDKHSLALMNRMRESQS, encoded by the coding sequence ATGCCAAAACCAAAAGACCTGGTGGAATTGAGTTATCTGAGCGAAGCAGTCTCGGACATGTCTTTTCTTGGCTTAATGCGTTTGCTAGAGTCGGCACGTGCCTTCAATCAAAAGCACGGCGTCACAGGCATTCTTTTATATGACAACCAGCAGTTTGGGCAAGTCATTGAAGGCGAGCGCGCCAATGTAATGAAAGTATGGAAGCGTATTCAGGAAGATAAGCGTCATCATCGTATCGAGCTCTTGGAAATTCGCGAAATCTCAGAGCGTAGCTTTCCAGATTGGTTGCTACGCTTCTATGGCGGTGAAACACTGACCCGAGACTATCCCGCTCTCGCTGAGATGGTCGGTGGCATGGATAAACATAGTCTAGCTTTGATGAATAGAATGCGCGAGAGTCAGTCTTAA
- a CDS encoding MBL fold metallo-hydrolase → MTAHLLPPGIEVFERGWLSANNIFHFGDTDVSLVDSGYCAHQKMTLDLVNSALKKHHLITLNKLVNTHLHSDHCGGNAALAEAFDCEVYIPAAEALAVKSWDSALLSYDNLGQECPQFLHHQVLVPGEEILLGRYPWKILAAPGHDPHSVMLYQADHRILISADALWEEGFGVIFPELWGEAGFEEVAQTLDLIETLPIDLVIPGHGVPFSDITKSLATARSRLDYLASDPDRNARHGAKVLLKYRLLEWRSRDIKDVNDWIINTPALISAAKLLNMSMDEFTQWLPKSLVKSGSAKLEGNVLFDLA, encoded by the coding sequence ATGACAGCGCATTTATTACCACCTGGCATTGAAGTTTTTGAGAGGGGGTGGCTCTCTGCAAATAATATTTTTCACTTTGGTGATACTGATGTTTCCTTGGTGGATTCAGGTTACTGTGCCCATCAAAAGATGACTTTAGATTTAGTAAATAGCGCCCTAAAAAAACATCACTTAATCACGCTAAATAAGCTAGTAAATACACATCTTCATTCGGATCACTGTGGAGGTAATGCTGCTCTAGCAGAGGCGTTTGATTGTGAGGTCTATATTCCAGCGGCTGAAGCATTAGCAGTGAAGAGCTGGGATAGTGCTTTATTAAGCTATGACAATCTAGGGCAGGAATGCCCACAGTTTTTACATCATCAAGTATTAGTGCCTGGTGAGGAAATATTGTTAGGAAGATACCCCTGGAAAATTTTGGCCGCTCCCGGACATGACCCCCATTCCGTGATGTTGTATCAAGCTGATCATCGTATTTTGATTTCTGCGGATGCTTTGTGGGAAGAGGGTTTCGGGGTTATTTTTCCTGAGCTATGGGGTGAGGCTGGATTTGAAGAGGTGGCACAAACTTTAGATCTGATTGAGACCTTGCCAATTGATTTAGTGATCCCGGGTCATGGTGTACCATTTTCGGATATTACGAAGTCGCTTGCTACGGCTCGTTCAAGACTGGATTACTTGGCATCTGATCCAGATCGTAATGCGCGTCATGGCGCTAAAGTCTTGCTGAAATATCGCTTATTAGAGTGGCGTAGTCGCGATATCAAAGATGTGAATGATTGGATTATCAATACGCCTGCACTCATCAGTGCGGCAAAATTACTGAATATGAGTATGGATGAATTTACGCAGTGGCTGCCCAAGTCTCTGGTGAAGTCAGGTTCTGCAAAATTAGAGGGTAACGTCTTGTTTGATCTTGCTTGA
- a CDS encoding MFS transporter, with protein MNRNLVLLIICQGLFLTNNVTFIAINGLVGLSLAPVSWMATLPVMGYVVGGAFSTSIVAKSQNYFGRKISFQLGLLVAMLSALLCAYAAVSKNFWLLVAGTFIAGYYSANGQLYRFAAAELTDLKQRDKAVSWVLAGGILGAVIGPNLASWTRDLFDTAFLGAYLTLSIAGFIGIFVMQFIHFPQELKTQHSLSDGRPLSVILRQPVFVVAIIGAALGYGVMNLLMAATPLAMQICGLPFSDTALVLEWHVIGMFAPGFFTGSLIQRFGTLKIMGVGVLLNFICIAIALTGTDLHQFFIALFLLGVGWNFLFTGATSLAMTAYQPNERDKAQAAINFFVFGTMAFTSFGSGALVTSHGWSILNWGSLIPVVITGLALYWLAQQRKKSQAIV; from the coding sequence CTGAATCGAAACCTGGTGCTGCTGATCATTTGTCAGGGCTTATTCCTCACCAATAACGTCACTTTTATTGCTATTAATGGGCTTGTAGGCCTCAGCCTAGCACCAGTCAGCTGGATGGCCACCCTACCCGTCATGGGCTACGTAGTTGGAGGCGCCTTTTCTACTTCCATCGTGGCTAAATCCCAGAATTATTTTGGACGCAAGATTTCATTTCAACTGGGTCTGCTAGTGGCAATGCTCTCCGCCCTTTTATGCGCCTATGCTGCTGTGAGCAAAAACTTTTGGCTTTTGGTTGCAGGAACCTTTATTGCTGGCTACTACAGCGCCAATGGTCAGCTTTATCGCTTTGCTGCAGCAGAACTGACAGATCTAAAGCAACGTGACAAAGCCGTTTCTTGGGTGCTTGCCGGTGGCATCCTTGGCGCTGTTATCGGACCTAACCTCGCCTCATGGACACGAGACCTCTTTGATACCGCCTTCCTGGGCGCCTACCTGACCCTTTCTATCGCTGGCTTCATTGGCATCTTTGTGATGCAGTTCATTCACTTCCCCCAAGAGTTAAAGACTCAACACTCACTCTCTGATGGGCGCCCCTTAAGCGTGATTCTTCGTCAGCCTGTATTTGTTGTTGCCATCATTGGTGCAGCTTTAGGTTATGGGGTGATGAATCTATTAATGGCGGCCACGCCCTTAGCAATGCAAATCTGCGGACTTCCTTTCTCGGACACCGCCTTAGTTCTAGAGTGGCATGTGATTGGTATGTTTGCACCTGGATTTTTTACGGGCTCACTCATCCAGAGATTTGGCACATTAAAGATTATGGGCGTCGGAGTGCTACTGAACTTCATCTGTATCGCCATTGCGCTTACCGGCACTGACCTACATCAATTCTTTATTGCTTTATTTTTACTAGGTGTCGGCTGGAACTTTTTATTTACCGGAGCCACCTCTCTGGCGATGACAGCCTATCAACCAAACGAACGAGACAAAGCTCAAGCGGCAATTAACTTTTTTGTCTTTGGCACCATGGCTTTCACCTCTTTTGGTTCAGGTGCCCTCGTCACCTCTCATGGGTGGAGCATTCTGAATTGGGGATCACTGATTCCTGTAGTGATTACCGGTCTTGCACTTTACTGGCTCGCTCAGCAGCGCAAAAAGTCCCAAGCAATTGTTTAA
- a CDS encoding NADP-dependent isocitrate dehydrogenase has product MASEKSKIIYTLTDEAPLLATCAFLPIIRTFTAPAGVEIVKSDISVAARILAEFSDCLTPEQQVPDNLGALGKMTLLPDTNIIKLPNISASVPQLLAAIKELQSKGYKIPNFPEDPKTDEEKAIRTRYSKCLGSSVNPVLREGNSDRRAPPAVKRYARKNPHSMGEWSQASRTHVSHMHGGDFYSSEKSMTMTKACDVKMDLVTKSGKTIVLKPKVSLLAGEIIDSMYMSKKALCEFYEKEIEDAYKTGMMLSLHVKATMMKVSHPIVFGHAVKIFYKDAFTKHAKLFEELGVNANNGMSSLYEKIKTLPESKREEIIQDLHACHEHRPALAMVDSAKGITNLHSPSDVIVDASMPAMIRVGGKMWGADGRLHDTKAVIPESTFARIYQEMINFCKTHGNFDPTTMGTVPNVGLMAQQAEEYGSHDKTFEIPEAGVARIVADDGTVLLEQNVEEGDIWRMCQVKDAPIRDWVKLAVNRARLSNTPAVFWLDEYRPHEAELIKKVNTYLKDYDLTGVDIQIMSQTRAMRYTLERVIRGKDTISVTGNILRDYLTDLFPIMELGTSAKMLSIVPLMAGGGLFETGAGGSAPKHVQQLVEENHLRWDSLGEFLALAVSLEDIGDKTGNNKVKILARTLDEATGKLLDNNKSPSPRTGELDNRGSQFYLAMYWAEALAAQTEDKELQAFFAPLAKTLIANEQKIADELKAVQGKPADIGGYFVADPEKCKAVMRPSPTFNAALKAARI; this is encoded by the coding sequence ATGGCTTCAGAGAAATCAAAGATTATTTATACGCTGACAGATGAAGCGCCGCTTTTGGCGACTTGCGCATTTCTGCCAATTATTCGTACTTTTACGGCACCTGCTGGCGTAGAGATTGTGAAGAGCGACATTTCTGTTGCTGCACGTATCTTGGCTGAGTTTTCTGATTGCCTAACTCCTGAGCAGCAAGTTCCAGATAACTTGGGCGCGCTCGGTAAGATGACCTTATTGCCTGACACAAACATCATTAAGTTGCCAAACATTAGCGCTTCTGTACCTCAGTTATTAGCGGCTATTAAAGAGTTGCAATCTAAAGGCTATAAGATCCCGAATTTCCCTGAAGATCCAAAAACAGATGAAGAGAAGGCAATTCGCACTCGTTACTCTAAGTGCTTGGGTAGCTCGGTTAACCCAGTGTTGCGTGAAGGCAATTCAGATCGCCGTGCGCCACCTGCTGTAAAGCGTTACGCTCGTAAAAATCCGCACTCCATGGGTGAGTGGAGCCAAGCTTCACGTACACACGTATCTCACATGCATGGTGGCGACTTCTACTCTAGCGAGAAGTCCATGACAATGACCAAGGCTTGCGATGTCAAGATGGACTTGGTAACCAAGAGCGGCAAGACTATCGTCCTGAAGCCAAAAGTTTCCTTGTTAGCTGGCGAAATTATCGACAGCATGTACATGAGCAAAAAAGCGCTATGTGAGTTCTACGAGAAAGAAATCGAAGATGCTTACAAGACTGGCATGATGTTGTCCTTGCATGTGAAGGCAACCATGATGAAGGTTTCACATCCGATCGTATTTGGTCACGCCGTGAAGATTTTCTACAAAGACGCCTTTACAAAGCACGCTAAGTTATTTGAAGAGCTGGGCGTGAATGCCAATAACGGTATGAGCAGCTTGTATGAAAAAATCAAAACTTTGCCAGAATCTAAGCGCGAAGAAATTATTCAGGACTTGCATGCTTGCCACGAACATCGTCCAGCATTGGCGATGGTTGACTCTGCTAAAGGAATTACTAACCTTCATTCCCCAAGCGACGTGATCGTGGATGCTTCTATGCCTGCCATGATTCGAGTTGGCGGCAAGATGTGGGGTGCAGATGGTCGTTTGCATGACACCAAGGCCGTGATCCCAGAAAGTACTTTTGCCCGCATCTATCAAGAAATGATTAATTTCTGTAAGACCCACGGTAACTTTGATCCAACAACCATGGGTACTGTTCCAAACGTGGGTTTGATGGCTCAACAAGCCGAAGAGTACGGTTCACACGACAAGACTTTTGAAATTCCAGAAGCTGGTGTAGCGCGTATTGTTGCTGATGATGGCACTGTATTGCTCGAGCAAAATGTAGAAGAGGGCGATATTTGGCGTATGTGTCAGGTTAAAGATGCGCCAATTCGTGACTGGGTCAAGTTGGCTGTTAATCGTGCACGTCTTTCTAATACTCCAGCAGTATTCTGGCTTGATGAGTACCGCCCACATGAAGCTGAGTTGATCAAGAAGGTAAATACTTACCTTAAAGACTACGATCTAACAGGCGTTGACATTCAGATCATGTCCCAGACACGCGCAATGCGCTACACCTTAGAGCGTGTGATTCGTGGCAAGGACACTATTTCTGTAACTGGTAATATTTTGCGTGACTACCTCACCGACTTGTTCCCGATTATGGAATTAGGAACTAGCGCGAAGATGTTATCTATCGTGCCTTTGATGGCTGGTGGCGGCTTGTTTGAAACTGGTGCAGGTGGTTCCGCTCCAAAACACGTTCAACAGTTGGTAGAAGAAAACCATTTGCGTTGGGACTCACTGGGTGAGTTCTTGGCTTTAGCGGTGTCTCTTGAAGATATCGGCGATAAGACAGGTAACAATAAAGTGAAAATCTTGGCGCGTACATTGGATGAGGCGACTGGCAAGTTGTTGGATAACAATAAGTCACCTTCACCGCGTACTGGCGAGTTAGATAACCGCGGTAGCCAGTTCTACTTGGCAATGTACTGGGCTGAGGCTCTGGCTGCTCAAACTGAAGATAAAGAATTGCAGGCCTTCTTTGCACCTTTAGCTAAAACTCTGATTGCGAATGAGCAAAAGATCGCAGATGAACTCAAGGCTGTTCAAGGTAAACCAGCGGATATTGGTGGTTACTTTGTAGCTGACCCAGAAAAGTGCAAGGCTGTAATGCGTCCTAGCCCTACTTTCAATGCAGCTCTCAAGGCGGCAAGAATTTAA